The following are from one region of the Salvia hispanica cultivar TCC Black 2014 chromosome 1, UniMelb_Shisp_WGS_1.0, whole genome shotgun sequence genome:
- the LOC125190389 gene encoding NAC domain containing protein 50-like translates to METGQDIVAAAPVAAMGAPPPTSLAPGFRFHPTDEELVRYYLRRKVCGMPFRFEAISEIDVYKSEPWELDGCYVFQHSVLKTRDLEWYFFNPVDKKYGSGSRLNRTTGQGYWKATGKDRPVKHKNESIGMKKTLVFHSGRIHDGKRTDWVMHEYRLCDTELGKAGVLQDAFVLCKIFHKSGARPPNGDRYAPFIEEEWDEDAPLVVPAEDEVREDCTNTEQDVQPLVALADTPGVPLQLSKRDPAPELEHLSLDIGKRPKRDDPNCSIVNGSEDSTSTMMMAKTNSPPVEIPLLETLGAKGNLPGSTTTFNSAELEKSVPPGYLKFISNLEKEIIDISMDRERLKIEVMRAQAMIDILQSRVEPLTKENAERERHSFEGNTGLYGFPLNGSFNNPHQTGPLPSRDSEPKDEEIEWEYVFAAFGYVVGFGSIAWTLLCFINLREIYFEKIEEVADKIFFERGRRRRHERRSKNKRRKEEWA, encoded by the exons ATGGAAACGGGGCAGGACATTGTGGCGGCGGCGCCGGTGGCGGCGATGGGGGCTCCTCCGCCGACTTCTTTGGCGCCCGGGTTTAGGTTTCATCCAACGGACGAGGAGTTGGTGAGGTATTATTTGAGGAGGAAAGTTTGTGGGATGCCTTTCAGGTTTGAAGCTATTAGTGAAATTGATGTGTACAAATCTGAGCCATGGGAGCTTGATG gttgttatgtttttcaa CATTCGGTGCTGAAGACGAGAGATCTAGAGTGGTACTTCTTTAACCCTGTGGATAAGAAGTACGGCAGTGGATCCCGGCTCAATCGCACCACTGGGCAAGGGTACTGGAAGGCGACCGGGAAGGACCGCCCAGTGAAACATAAGAACGAGTCCATTGGAATGAAGAAAACGCTCGTTTTCCACAGCGGACGTATCCATGATGGAAAGCGGACTGATTGGGTGATGCACGAGTACCGGCTGTGTGACACAGAACTGGGAAAGGCCGGTGTTCTACAG GATGCATTTGTGCTCTGTAAAATCTTCCACAAGAGTGGCGCCAGACCACCTAATGGGGACCGATATGCCCCGTTTATCGAAGAGGAATGGGATGAGGACGCCCCCCTTGTGGTCCCCGCGGAAGATGAGGTGCGCGAAGATTGCACAAACACCGAACAG GATGTGCAGCCTCTCGTAGCCCTGGCCGATACCCCCGGCGTCCCTCTCCAGCTGTCGAAGAGGGATCCTGCACCCGAACTGGAGCACCTCTCGCTGGACATCGGCAAGAGACCAAAGCGCGATGATCCAAACTGCAGCATCGTCAACGGATCCGAGGACTCCACCTCAACAATGATGATGGCGAAAACCAACTCCCCGCCTGTAGAGATCCCCCTTCTAGAGACCCTAGGCGCGAAAGGCAACCTCCCGGGCAGCACGACCACGTTTAACTCGGCAGAACTGGAAAAATCCGTCCCTCCCGGCTACCTCAAGTTCATCAGCAACTTGGAGAAAGAGATCATCGACATCTCGATGGACAGGGAGAGGCTGAAGATTGAAGTGATGAGAGCGCAAGCGATGATCGACATTCTTCAATCTCGGGTTGAGCCCTTGACCAAGGAAAACGCAGAGCGTGAAAGAC ATTCATTTGAAGGAAACACGGGGTTATATGGTTTCCCACTCAACGGAAGTTTCAACAACCCTCATCAAACCGGTCCATTGCCATCAAGGGATTCAGAACCAAAAGATGAGGAGATTGAGTGGGAATATGTGTTTGCTGCGTTTGGTTACGTTGTGGGATTCGGAAGCATTGCATGGACACTGCTATGTTTCATAAACTTGAGAGAAATATACTTTGAGAAGATAGAAGAGGTTGCTGACAAGATATTCTTTGAGagaggaaggagaagaagacaTGAAAGAAGGAGTAAGAATAAGAGAAGAAAGGAGGAATGGGCTTAG
- the LOC125190382 gene encoding uncharacterized protein LOC125190382, with protein MAATLNMVQPQIPKLEKHNYGNWSIQMRVLLQSQELWDIVQDGYTEPASQEAEDALTNNQKNALRVARKRDKKALFNIYQGIDETTFEKVSAATTSKQAWEILKNAFTGVDKAIRVRLQILRGEFESLAMSETESILDYFTRTLVIVNQIKRQGENIEDVRVIEKVLRSLTLKFEHVVAAIEESKDLNTMSIDQLQSSLEVHEQRMKKKIIPSLEHMLQAKMSIEEDKKSEPGTSHGGYNRDRGRGRAYRGRGGRGRNYQNEGGCQNFTYRGRGRNSYGQYRGGYSQTYNQQGFDKANVECYTCHEFGHYSYECPTAGNTRANQQVNYAEGGDNDEQVISISLFTYKEIEGDQYSTMYLDTGASNHMCGNKHEDAREIEEPESPESSQGLGGKPRRMRDLDYMNEATEEVDGAILRKTRRIEFKGGC; from the exons ATGGCGGCAACGTTGAACATGGTCCAGCCCCAAATTCCCAAATTAGAGAAACACAATTATGGAAATTGGAGTATTCAGATGCGAGTCTTGTTGCAATCACAAGAGTTGTGGGATATTGTTCAAGACGGCTACACCGAACCTGCTTCCCAAGAAGCCGAAGATGCACTTACGAACAACCAGAAGAATGCCCTCAGAGTTGCAAGGAAACGAGACAAGAAGGCATTATTCAATATCTATCAAGGTATTGATGAAACCACGTTTGAGAAAGTAAGTGCAGCCACCACGTCGAAACAAGCCTGGGAGATTCTGAAGAATGCTTTCACGGGCGTTGATAAGGCGATACGAGTTCGACTGCAGATCCTACGTGGCGAGTTCGAAAGTTTGGCCATGTCTGAAACGGAGAGCATTTTAGACTACTTCACAAGAACATTAGTTATtgtgaatcaaataaaaaggCAAGGGGAGAACATTGAAGATGTTCGTGTCATTGAGAAAGTTCTTCGATCCTTGACGTTGAAATTTGAGCACGTCGTTGCGGCTATCGAAGAATCAAAAGATCTCAACACCATGTCAATCGACCAACTGCAGAGCAGCTTGGAAGTCCACGAGCAACGCATGAAGAAAAAGATCATTCCGTCACTTGAGCATATGCTACAAGCGAAGATGTCAATTGAAGAAGATAAGAAGTCTGAGCCTGGGACATCGCATGGTGGATACAACCGAGACCGAGGCCGAGGTCGAGCTTATCGTGGTCGAGGAGGACGAGGCCGGAATTATCAAAATGAGGGAGGATGTCAAAACTTTACTTATCGAGGCAGAGGTCGAAATTCTTATGGACAATACAGAGGCGGTTATTCTCAAACCTACAATCAACAAGGGTTTGATAAAGCAAATGTCGAGTGTTATACTTGTCACGAATTCGGGCATTACAGCTATGAGTGTCCAACAGCCGGAAATACCAGGGCCAATCAACAAGTCAATTATGCCGAAGGTGGAGATAATGATGAGCAGGTAATTTCAATCTCCCTTTTTACATATAAAGAAATTGAGGGTGATCAGTATAGCACAATGTACTTGGATACTGGAGCAAGTAATCACATGTGCGGGAATAAACATGAAGATGCACGTGAAATTGAAGAACCAGAATCACCTGAATCATCTCAAGGTCTAGGTGGAAAGCCAAGAAGAATGCGCGACCTGGATTATATGAATGAAGCTACTGAAGAAGTTGATGGAGCT ATACTGCGCAAGACAAGAAGAATTGAGTTTAAGGGAGGATGTTGA
- the LOC125190359 gene encoding LRR receptor-like serine/threonine-protein kinase GSO2, whose product MEMLDLSKNQLAGEIPSWIWGTQLEYLNLSFNRLTDVQKPYRMSASLIELYLHSNQLRGELHLPIPLPSKLSYLSIANNSLSGSIPTSLCNAIHLEVLDLSKNKLSGGIPPCVLQNITIFQMGQNNLSGIILDNFSVDCKLIHFNLNNNTLEGRIPSDECCKWPGVECDASGYVISLQLHEEAISGGIGESTSLFKFKYMRELNLAYIDMSYYTNRIPKGIVNRTYMTHLDLSYASFGGQIPSEILSLKRLAYLDTSGFPKTLVLEKPNLEMLVQNLTGLRELYLDGVNITSSDERRKWSHIISSHLPNLTSLGLSSCDLLGPLAKSFAQLHSLSFLELSFNDLSAVAVLD is encoded by the exons ATGGAAATGTTGGATCTCTCAAAAAATCAATTGGCGGGGGAGATCCCTAGTTGGATTTGGGGAACACAACTTGAGTATTTGAACCTCTCATTTAATCGTCTGACAGATGTGCAAAAGCCTTACCGTATGTCTGCTTCTCTTATAGAGTTATATTTGCACTCTAACCAGCTTAGGGGCGAATTGCACTTGCCCATTCCACTTCCTTCTAAACTCTCGTACTTGTCTATTGCTAATAACAGTTTAAGTGGATCAATTCCAACCTCCCTCTGCAATGCCATACACCTCGAAGTTCTTGACTTGTCTAAAAACAAACTTAGTGGTGGCATACCCCCTTGCGTACTTCAAAACATTACCATATTCCAGATGGGGCAGAACAACCTCAGCGGCATTATTCTAGACAATTTTTCTGTAGATTGTAAGCTAATACATTTCAATCTTAACAATAATACTTTAGAAGGAAGGATCCCAAG TGATGAGTGCTGCAAGTGGCCCGGTGTGGAATGTGATGCTTCTGGCTACGTCATCAGTTTGCAGCTCCATGAGGAGGCCATATCTGGTGGAATTGGGGAATCGACGAGTctcttcaaatttaaatatatgcGGGAGCTTAACCTCGCCTACATTGACATGAGCTACTACACTAATCGCATTCCAAAAGGTATTGTCAATCGGACCTATATGACACACTTGGATTTGTCATATGCTAGTTTTGGTGGGCAGATTCCTTCTGAAATTTTATCCTTAAAGAGATTGGCTTATCTCGACACCTCCGGCTTCCCTAAAACATTAGTTCTTGAGAAGCCAAATTTAGAGATGCTTGTCCAAAATCTAACGGGGCTTAGAGAGCTCTATCTTGACGGTGTCAACATCACTTCCTCTGACGAAAGGAGAAAATGGAGCCACATTATATCATCACATCTACCCAACCTCACCTCTTTAGGATTGTCTTCTTGTGATCTACTTGGCCCTCTGGCGAAGTCGTTCGCGCAACTCCATTCCCTCTCGTTTCTTGAACTATCCTTCAACGATCTTTCAGCAGTAGCAGTTCTGGACTAG
- the LOC125190368 gene encoding receptor like protein 27-like gives MSCNLNGSVPSTFANLTKLIYIDLFANSLTGSLSSTSFEGLSDLTHLNLRSNSFSGDIPQSLYALPSLLLLYLGDNQFTGTFQLDSLQSLANNLTNLDLSNNNLSVDVGSGNSSSYGRLTLKQLYLALCNLSEFPYLIKFMDLEELILSKNRIASEIPSWIWGTRLDTLYLSSNLVTGLQKPYHIPASIRIIDLGSNQLKGELELSIPPESTLLSLSLNNNSLSGSIPTFLSNVTNIDHLVLSDNKLSGAIESAKSAQIRVTKTSLSAIPVGLLENIGVIDLKQNNIIGNIPDIISMECTLRYLELSNNNLEGKIPKSLERCESLAFMNVGYNNIDDTFPCMLSSTLSVLGLCSNRFYGDVSCHKSWSRLRVLDISSNNFGGSLESMNFSSWSGMMMENVSDSY, from the exons ATGAGCTGCAATTTGAATGGTTCTGTTCCATCCACCTTTGCCAACCTCACCAAGCTGATTTATATCGATTTGTTTGCCAACTCTTTGACCGGCTCACTTTCCTCTACATCGTTTGAAGGTCTTTCCGATCTCACTCATCTGAATTTGAGGTCCAATTCATTCTCTGGTGACATTCCCCAATCTCTCTATGCTCTCCCTTCATTGTTGCTACTTTATCTTGGAGACAACCAGTTTACTGGCACTTTTCAACTCGATAGCTTGCAAAGCCTTGCCAATAATCTTACAAACCTTGACCTATCTAACAACAACTTGTCTGTAGATGTTGGAAGTGGGAACTCAAGTTCATACGGACGTCTCACGTTAAAACAGCTATACCTAGCTTTGTGCAACTTGTCTGAATTTccatatttaatcaaatttatggaTCTAGAGGAATTGATTCTCTCAAAAAATCGTATTGCAAGTGAGATACCTAGTTGGATTTGGGGAACACGACTTGATACTTTATACCTCTCATCTAATCTTGTAACGGGTCTGCAGAAGCCTTATCATATCCCTGCTTCTATTCGGATCATAGACTTAGGCTCTAATCAGTTGAAGGGTGAGTTAGAGCTGTCTATTCCTCCGGAATCTACACTCTTGTCCTTGTCTCTTAATAATAACAGTTTAAGTGGATCAATTCCAACCTTCCTCTCCAATGTCACAAATATCGACCATCTTGTCTTGTCTGACAACAAATTAAGTGGTGCCATTGAAAG TGCGAAAAGTGCTCAAATCCGAGTGACGAAAACTAGTCTATCAGCCATCCCCGTTGGCCTACTTGAAAACATTGGAGTGATTGATTTGAAGCAAAACAACATCATTGGTAACATTCCAGATATTATTTCTATGGAGTGTACACTACGTTATTTGGAGCTTAGCAACAACAATTTAGAAGGAAAGATCCCAAAGTCCCTCGAAAGGTGCGAGTCATTAGCGTTCATGAATGTTGGGTACAACAACATCGATGACACATTCCCATGCATGCTATCGTCCACGTTAAGTGTTCTTGGTTTGTGCTCCAACAGATTCTATGGAGATGTGTCATGTCACAAGAGCTGGTCAAGGCTTCGAGTTCTAGATATatcttcaaataattttggTGGAAGTCTGGAATCAATGAACTTCTCTAGTTGGAGTGGAATGATGATGGAGAATGTGTCGGATTCGTACTGA